The Candidatus Bathyarchaeota archaeon genomic interval AAACTTGAGAGCGTACGTCTAAGATGCAGATAAGTCTTACCCTTTCTATGAACTTCGTGTAGATGAAGATAAGAGTGCGAAGGGTAGAGGTCGACGCGTCTAAATGTAGACGTTGCGGCTTCTGTAGAAGCGTTTCGATTTGTCATAGTCCTACGGAGTGCGTGGGTTGCTTGGCATGCTATCTGGTATGCCCCTATGAGGCGAGGTATGTTACATACCTAACGAAGGATGTTGAATGCATAAACATAGGCGTCGAGCCTAAGGCCGTTAACGTCGAGACCTACATGCGTATAACGGGCTTCCGGTAGGGAGCAGGTCGCTAGGTATCTTGAAACCTCATGAAGGGGGTGGAGTATATCTACGATAAATACCGAGATAGGGTCTACCTAGGTGTCGGTTTAGTCTACAACTTTCAGAAGACGAGACTTGAAAAGACCTTCAGTCTCCGAGATGCTACGGGTTAAGAGAGTTTTAGAAGACCAAGGTTTAAAATGCGTGATCGTTCAAACGAGCATAGGTCACATAGGCCCAGGAGATCAAAACCTTAGAGACTTTATGTAGTCTCCAAGCTTTCTCCAGTCATTTTCTAGGATTATCCGCATAGACGGGTTGTAGAGGGCTGAAGCCGGATGATACATCACCGCTAAGTCGAAGTCTAACGTCAAGCTTCTTACTCTGTAGAATTTCCCGTGCAACCTACCCATGGAGCTGTATGGAAGTTTGAACTTGGACAGTAGGTATTTAGCCGCTACGGAGCCTAAAGCCACTATAAGCTTGGGTTTTATAAGCTCGATCTGTCTGTCCAGATAGGGTGTACAAGCCTCTATCTGCTCCTCCGTGGCCTTGTTATCCGGGAGATAGCATTTAACCACGTTTGTGATGTATATCCCGCTCCTATCGAGGCCTGCAAGCTCGAGAAGATGGTTAAGGAACTTTCCAGCGGCTCCCACGAACGGTCTACCTTGAAGGTTTTCATGGTAGCCGGGTCCTAAACCCACGAGCATGATCTTCGCGTCGAGAGGCCCCTCCCCTACGACCGGATACCTCCGCGTCTTCCATAGCTCGCATTTTCTACAGTTCTCGACTTCAGATACCAACTTTTTATACGTCGCGACCTTATCCATGAGGCTCACGTTTAGAATACACCTGCGGTTTCTGAAAAACCTTAATCATAACAATGTGAGATAATGTTTAATTCTGGTTTTTAGATTCACCTAAAATCGGTGTAGGCTCGTGGTCGAGGTCTTATGTCTCTACGGGAGCCCCAGGGTTGGTGGCAATACCGAGGCTCTTGTACGCCATATAGCCCGTTTATTCGAAGACCGTGGGTTTGACGTAACGGTCATAAACCTATGTAGTTTAGACATCAAGTTCTGTAGGTCTTGTAGGCGATGCATTGAAACCGGTTATTGTTCTCTAGAAGATGATCTCTCAAGAACGGTTTTTCCCAAGCTGTTATCCTCGAAAGCTCTAGTCTTAGCGTCTCCAGTATACTTTAACAACGTATCGTCTTGCGTCAAAGTGTTCATGGATCGGACTTGGAGCTTGAGAGGTCGGCTTAAAAACGTCGTAGGCGGAGCAGTGGTCGTCGGTAGAGGTTATGGAGCCGAGCTCGCTATAGCGGCGATACATTCGTTCATGCTCAAACACGATATGATCCTATGTTTCAGAGGGGTCACAGGGTTCGCATATGAAAGAGGCGAGATCTTACGAGACAAGGAGGCGTTTAAAAACGCTAATAAGCTTGTGGATAGAATGAGCGAGGTCTTGATGAAACTCGATGGACGAGGAGTATAGGGGCAATCGTTTTATGGTTCTTTTAAAGAGCTATTGTTAGGCGGTTTAGTTGAAGCGGTTTAGGGCGAACTATCATGTCCACACTTTCATGAGCGACGGCTCCTCTGAGCCCGTAAAATACTTGGAGAAAGCCGTCGAGAGCGGTCTCACCGAGATAGGATTCACAGACCACTTGATAATCCTCGACGACGGTCGGGTCGGCCCAGGCTCTTTAGACCCAGAGAAGTTAGACGAATATATCGACGCGATACGGGACGCCGCGAGCCTATTCAAGCCCCTATCGGTCAAATGTGGTTTGGAAGTCGACTACACACCAGGCGGTATCAGACGCGTCGAGGAGATACTCGCCTCCTACCGGCACAGCTTGGACTACACGCTTATAGGGGTTCACATAGTCGACGGCTTCGAGTTCGACATCCCCGAATCGATCCCGATATGGAGAAGCCTAAGCCAAGAACAGGTCGACAAGGTCTACCGTAGATACTACCAACTCCTATTAGACGGTGTTAGAACAGGGTTATTCGACGTAGTGGCGCACTTAGATATCGTAAAGAGATTCGGCTTTAAACCGTCGAGAAGCTTCCTCGACCTCATAGAACCCATACTACTCTCTGTTAAAACGTTGAGGATGGCCGTAGAGGTGAGCTCGGCGGGTCTAAGGCATCCTGTAAATGAACTATATCCATCGGAGGAGATAGTAACGCTCATGTCCGAGTTACGGGTACCCGTGACCTCGTCGACGGATGCACATAAACCAGAAGACATCTCCACGGGGTTAGAAGCCGTAGTAGAGCTGATAAAATCTAAGAGACTTCCCTTCGCAGTACCCGGCGGAGGTCTCAAAGTATTCGATTCTTTAAAGGTTCTGTAAGCGGCTTGCCTACCTGCTAAGTTCTTCAAGGCCTCTCCTAAGTTTCTCCACCCTACTTCGGATGTCTCTGAGGTTAAGCCTTCTGAAACAGATTACGGCTGAGCCTATGACGGGCTGGTAGCCTATGAGGGGTTTTTCGAACCTTGCTCTCTTAAGCTTACG includes:
- a CDS encoding 4Fe-4S binding protein, producing the protein MKIRVRRVEVDASKCRRCGFCRSVSICHSPTECVGCLACYLVCPYEARYVTYLTKDVECINIGVEPKAVNVETYMRITGFR
- a CDS encoding uracil-DNA glycosylase translates to MSLMDKVATYKKLVSEVENCRKCELWKTRRYPVVGEGPLDAKIMLVGLGPGYHENLQGRPFVGAAGKFLNHLLELAGLDRSGIYITNVVKCYLPDNKATEEQIEACTPYLDRQIELIKPKLIVALGSVAAKYLLSKFKLPYSSMGRLHGKFYRVRSLTLDFDLAVMYHPASALYNPSMRIILENDWRKLGDYIKSLRF
- a CDS encoding flavodoxin family protein, with the translated sequence MVEVLCLYGSPRVGGNTEALVRHIARLFEDRGFDVTVINLCSLDIKFCRSCRRCIETGYCSLEDDLSRTVFPKLLSSKALVLASPVYFNNVSSCVKVFMDRTWSLRGRLKNVVGGAVVVGRGYGAELAIAAIHSFMLKHDMILCFRGVTGFAYERGEILRDKEAFKNANKLVDRMSEVLMKLDGRGV
- a CDS encoding histidinol-phosphatase is translated as MKRFRANYHVHTFMSDGSSEPVKYLEKAVESGLTEIGFTDHLIILDDGRVGPGSLDPEKLDEYIDAIRDAASLFKPLSVKCGLEVDYTPGGIRRVEEILASYRHSLDYTLIGVHIVDGFEFDIPESIPIWRSLSQEQVDKVYRRYYQLLLDGVRTGLFDVVAHLDIVKRFGFKPSRSFLDLIEPILLSVKTLRMAVEVSSAGLRHPVNELYPSEEIVTLMSELRVPVTSSTDAHKPEDISTGLEAVVELIKSKRLPFAVPGGGLKVFDSLKVL